Proteins from one Podospora pseudoanserina strain CBS 124.78 chromosome 1, whole genome shotgun sequence genomic window:
- the VTC4 gene encoding vacuolar transporter chaperone (BUSCO:EOG09260KCW; COG:O; COG:P; COG:U; EggNog:ENOG503NU6V) translates to MLIIHDLKTRQITKQYARNRRLSKSNCRVRPGVVVMKFGEQLRSSAIREYQWYYIDYDGLKADLKHPSGSVQPVGDNSTKPNNRQQSRREWTEDDESRFISKLEAELEKVHTKQQVKAMEISRRIAVSEREVRDVVNRLNERGLSQDGPSEEEFMLLEEDLSDIIADVHDLAKFVQLNYTGFYKIIKKHDKMTGWHLKPVFETRLKAKPFYKENYDASVVKLSKLYDLVRTRGNPVKGDSAAGGSQASFIRNTTKYWVHPDNVTELKLIILKHLPVLVFNASKEFEAADSTITSIYYDNPDTWELYEGRLKKTEGAEAIRLRWYGGMQNETIFVERKTHREDWTGEKSVKARFAIKEKNVNAYMRGELLPAAIFEKARKEGKKSEKAIAEDERLAKEIQWSVLKKGYKPVCRSFYHRTAFQLPADARVRISLDTELTMIREDNLDGVTRSGDNWRRMDIGIDYPFSQLPPGDIVRFPYAVLEVKLQTQHGQEPPDWVRQLISSHLVEAVPKFSKFIHGTATLFPDRIHLLPYWMPQMDVDIRKPASHDFGIKRTEHSATTSTSDDEDEEDSDDEGGVLGAQNGESIRQGAAARNGRALLAASDVEDQTVDRPTNDDVYLYDSDDEDDEDRLAEARRVGGWTYYQTLASTTAHTVGHAVWTGLKAIVPRPRATTVPRNARLESLLGTGEIQQKRFKAPKGKKIYVPVRVEPKVYFAAERTFLGWLEYSIYIGTIAVTLLNFSTKRGDKASFIAAGAFTFLAVMSLCYAVVTYLYRSKAIRTRQAAKYYDKVGPTVLCAALFVAVALNFGYEGTSRSMW, encoded by the exons ATGCTGATTATCCACGATCTCAAGACTCGACAAATCACTAAACAATACGCCCGAAACCGCAGGCTCAGCAAATCCAATTGCCGCGTCCGTCCCGGCGTTGTCGTCATGAAGTTCGGCGAACAGCTCCGATCGAGCGCCATCCGCGAATACCAATGGTACTACATCGATTATGACGGGCTCAAGGCCGACCTCAAGCATCCCTCTGGCTCTGTGCAGCCCGTCGGTGACAACAGCACAAAGCCCAACAACAGGCAGCAATCGCGCCGCGAATGGACAGAAGACGATGAAAGCCGCTTcatcagcaagctcgaggccgagctcgaaaaAGTGCACACAAAACAGCAGGTCAAGGCGATGGAGATCTCGCGTCGTATCGCCGTCAGCGAGCGCGAGGTCCGCGATGTGGTTAACCGCCTCAACGAGCGCGGATTGAGCCAAGATGGGCccagcgaggaggagttcATGCTTCTCGAGGAGGACCTGAGCGACATCATTGCCGACGTCCACGATCTCGCCAAGTTCGTGCAGCTCAATTACACGGGATTCTacaagatcatcaagaagcaTGACAAAATGACTGGATGGCACCTCAAGCCCGTCTTCGAAACCCGCCTCAAGGCGAAACCATTCTACAAAGAAAACTATGATGCCTCGGTTGTCAAGTTGTCCAAGCTGTACGACTTGGTTCGAACAAGAGGAAACCCCGTAAAGGGCGACAGCGCAGCCGGCGGAAGCCAGGCCAGTTTCATTCGCAACACGACCAAATACTGGGTGCACCCCGACAATGTCACAGAACTCAAATTGATCATTCTAAAGCACTTGCCTGTTCTTGTTTTCAATGCCAGCAAAGAGTTCGAAGCCGCCGATTCAACCATCACATCCATCTACTATGACAACCCCGACACGTGGGAGCTATACGAGGGTCGTCTGAAGAAGACAGAAGGAGCCGAGGCGATTCGATTACGTTGGTATGGCGGTATGCAGAACGAGACCATCTTCGTTGAGCGCAAAACACACAGAGAAGACTGGACGGGTGAAAAATCAGTCAAGGCCCGTTTCGCCATCAAAGAGAAGAATGTCAATGCCTACATGCGTGGCGAGCTGCTCCCTGCCGCTATTTTCGAAAAGGCTCGCAAGGAAGGCAAGAAGTCGGAAAAGGCCATTGCCGAAGACGAAAGATTAGCCAAGGAGATACAGTGGTCGGTCCTGAAGAAGGGCTACAAGCCAGTCTGCCGATCCTTCTACCACCGTACCGCCTTCCAGCTGCCTGCCGACGCCCGAGTCCGTATCTCGCTTGATACCGAGCTTACCATGATCAGAGAGGACAACTTGGATGGTGTCACGCGCTCCGGTGATAACTGGAGACGCATGGACATTGGTATTGACTACCCATTTTCACAGCTCCCACCCGGAGATATCGTGCGGTTTCCCTATGCAGTCCTCGAGGTCAAGCTTCAAACACAGCACGGCCAAGAACCCCCCGATTGGGTACGACAGCTGATTTCCAGCCACTTGGTCGAAGCGGTACCCAAGTTCTCCAAGTTTATCCACGGCACTGCCACCCTGTTCCCTGACAGGATACACCTGCTGCCATACTGGATGCCCCAGATGGATGTCGACATTCGGAAGCCAGCAAGCCATGACTTTGGCATCAAAAGAACAGAGCACTCGGCCACGACATCGACGtcagatgacgaggacgaggaggactCTGATGACGAGGGTGGAGTATTGGGAGCCCAAAACGGGGAATCTATCAGACAGGGTGCTGCCGCTCGGAACGGCAGGGCCCTTCTGGCAGCATCTGATGTGGAAGACCAAACTGTCGACCGTCCTACCAATGATGACGTCTATCTTTATGActccgatgacgaggatgatgaagacagACTAGCGGAGGCGAgaagggttggtgggtggaCATATTACCAGACTCTGGCTTCCACCACAGCACACACTGTCGGCCATGCAGTGTGGACTGGTCTGAAAGCTATTGTCCCACGCCCTCGGGCAACTACCGTACCTCGCAACGCAAGACTGGAGTCGCTTTTGGGTACCGGCGAGATTCAACAAAAGAGATTCAAGGCGcccaaggggaagaagatcTATGTGCCCGTTCGCGTAGAACCCAAGGTGTACTTTGCGGCCGAGAGAACGTTCCTGGGTTGG CTTGAATACTCGATTTACATTGGCACCATCGCCGTGACCTTGCTCAACTTCAGTACCAAGCGCGGCGACAAGGCCTCATTCATCGCTGCCGGTGCCTTTACGTTCCTGGCAGTAATGTCGCTCTGCTACGCCGTGGTCACCTATCTCTATCGCAGCAAAGCCATCCGTACCCGCCAGGCGGCGAAATACTACGACAAGGTGGGGCCTACGGTGCTATGCGCTGCTTTGTTTGTTGCGGTTGCGTTGAATTTCGGATACGAAGGGACAAGTAGGTCAATGTGGTGA
- the RMT2 gene encoding Arginine N-methyltransferase 2 (COG:E; BUSCO:EOG09262N47; EggNog:ENOG503NXSV), translating to MILLDSERDAISARISEACPPEIQKVLTAAWAHDVATVKKLLDTPEAARGQDPLTGETPLHAAIRSCGPPSEDDDEADLAAARETVQELLLWGGIWNDVDDRNETPGCVAHRLGRTELYNLCVDAGVRAEMLFGVLEGYEELESDDEEEDEEDAHQEAGESEMVVVGEDGEEAPELINVPTNGAAEEASQGFVPPQDDAVDVNSEQYLRSKLTYSDGKLVDDEGNGVMMAWETDIMRQSVDALLPSKEPGKRILNIGFGMGIIDTMFAETKPAKHHIVEAHPGVLEHISSSDSKFGPSWEASAPEPGAYKIHQGKWQEVCVKLLQEGNVYDAIYFDTFGEDYSQLRMFFTELIPGLLDSNGIFGFFNGLGADRMICYDVYTKVSELHLADAGLDVEWKVIDVDMSRLAEEGQGEWEGVRRRYWTLDKYRLPICTFLG from the exons ATGATCCTCCTCGACTCCGAGCGGGATGCCATCTCGGCCCGCATCTCTGAGGCCTGCCCACCCGAGATACAAAAAGTTCTTACCGCGGCTTGGGCGCACGATGTTGCAACTGTGAAAAAGCTCCTCGACACCCCCGAGGCCGCCAGGGGCCAAGACCCCCTGACCGGGGAGACGCCGCTGCACGCCGCCATCCGATCGTGCGGTCCCCCTTccgaagacgacgatgaggcCGATTTGGCGGCTGCGAGAGAGACAGTTCAAGAGCTCTTGCTTTGGGGAGGCATCTGGAACGATGTCGACGATCGTAATGAGACTCCTGGTTGCGTCGCCCATCGTCTAGGCCGGACTGAGCTGTACAACCTCTGTGTTGACGCTGGTGTAAGAGCTGAGATGCTTTTcggggtgctggaggggtacgaggagctggaaagtgacgacgaggaagaggacgaggaggatgctcATCAGGAGGCTGGCGAGTcggagatggtggttgtgggcgaggatggagaggaggccCCTGAACTGATCAATGTACCAACAAACGGAGCTGCGGAGGAAGCGTCACAAGGATTTGTCCCACCACAAGACGACGCGGTCGATGTCAACTCGGAGCAATATCTGAGGTCGAAGCTGACATACTCTGACGGGAAGTTGGTAGACGACGAGGGTAATGGAGTGATGATGGCCTGGGAAACAGATATCATGCGCCAGAGCGTTGATGCTCTGCTGCCGAGCAAGGAACCAGGGAAGAGGATCCTCAATATCGGCTTTGGTATGGGCATCATTGACACAATGTTCGCTGAGACTAAGCCAGCAAAGCATCACATTGTTGAGGCCCATCCCGGAGTCCTTGAACACATTTCTAGCTCCGACTCCAAGTTTGGCCCAAGCTGGGAGGCAAGCGCCCCTGAGCCTGGCGCCTACAAGATTCACCAAGGAAAGTGGCAAGAGGTGTGCGTCAAGCTTTTGCAAGAAGGCAATGTGTACGATGCCATTTACTTCGACACATTTGGTGAAGATTATTCGCAACTACGCATGTTTTTTACTGAACTTATCCCCGGCCTGCTGGACAGCAATGGCATCTTTGGTTTCTTCAACGGCCTTGGCGCGGATCGGATGATTTGCTACGACGTCTATACCAAGGTCTCGGAGCTTCATCTTGCCGATGCTGGGCTTGATGTCGAGTGGAAAGTGATTGATGTTGACATGTCCCGACTGGCCGAGGAGGGTCAAGGCGAATGGGAAGGTGTTAGAAGGAGATATTGGACGTTGGACA AATACCGTCTGCCGATATGTACTTTCCTTGGTTGA
- a CDS encoding hypothetical protein (EggNog:ENOG503NXUG; COG:S): MLSKKQRQRELACAEDISLLSILSPPSYSPLVNKPPFLKSQPDSSRVLPFETEVSLASTLAFLSGISDDPSHVVAASVEELGNGNGICVRVAINKDHAGGGDDVLERIQDGLQRVLKCLAPKHTDSDDHTHDQTLTAILDMSQPRLLSRLGVQRAGIKKAAKDKSFFGSPIQQIINAVSQYKYTKKVEAEARRFIKLAGELLTHLEQLKTCKVAALTACFKRVTYTSSQLIASIKFDKLFSALNINPLMKTGFVTRLGKIARYYESSHFLVQLAKRSILFDHTEVTTIKLNEEAFLRVPNSETIHRLSECLSRCHPGAPLPLNINKICQKVKTDPTTANAVFGKATRKILAESKVHAEVQIVAYYGLHPVARKPRVICSNKDACYMCNLFIQVHGMYYVPKSHGRLYTGWRVPPISSLSDAHAQLDKALQNKIRDVVQEFKEVGDRERVLDLNQNESTIFPFTTLMSSLEGISLPVAKPPQAGQVQKPPRPPQRLHEPPQRRLPERPQSEQRQPEQSQEQPQELSPATTQLSKPHIVKTSTPRIERRDERITDEQPTIEPTSTTSESSSTPVFSPTLVAPSPEDLPSPPTPSESPPAPVNLVPIAIRTPPTPTGKPFALPNDIPEPLDQLSSPIMKPDSSQQTTGIKKPAYIPNRNQASPPRPKLPVKQDTPIPVKTLPKPTLANLSLLDQQSPDLLENQKPTRQTSRTSSELVEVTPSLPTKAKNSRGSEGKRVESSEQKGKVLLQRGKTTGIWMDEGVLPPVFTAGGLDIFLENVTECKRARKRGSTGKVVRVDLTWLGGEGERRPRMKRGRNYHFLEGLERGMEVDGGSGEVVVLEGGGEVVVVEVVGEGRGKGVSGGKAEWV, from the coding sequence ATGCTCTCCAAGAAGCAGCGCCAGCGAGAGCTTGCCTGTGCTGAAGATATATCACTTCTCTCCATTCTGAGCCCTCCCTCATACTCTCCGCTGGTGAACAAGCCACCATTCCTAAAGTCCCAACCTGACTCTTCGCGAGTTTTGCCGTTCGAAACCGAAGTCAGTCTGGCAAGCACTTTGGCTTTCCTCTCTGGTATCTCCGACGACCCCAGCCATGTGGTGGCAGCCTCTGTGGAAGAGTTGGGAAATGGAAACGGGATATGTGTCAGAGTGGCCATCAACAAAGACCatgccggcggcggagatgatGTGTTGGAAAGGATCCAAGATGGGTTGCAAAGGGTGCTGAAGTGTCTAGCCCCCAAACACACAGACTCAGACGATCACACCCACGATCAGACTTTGACGGCGATACTGGATATGTCCCAACCACGGCTGCTATCTCGTCTCGGAGTTCAGCGGGCTGGAATCAAGAAGGCCGCAAAGGACAAGTCCTTTTTCGGTTCACCCATTCAGCAAATCATAAATGCTGTCAGCCAATACAAATACaccaagaaggtggaggcAGAAGCTCGCAGATTTATTAAACTGGCTGGGGAGCTACTCACTCACCTCGAACAGCTCAAGACTTGCAAAGTAGCAGCTCTAACAGCCTGTTTCAAACGGGTCACTTACACGTCGTCCCAGCTTATAGCAAGCATCAAGTTTGACAAGCTATTCTCAGCACTGAATATCAACCCATTGATGAAAACTGGGTTTGTCACTCGACTTGGAAAGATTGCCCGGTACTACGAGAGTTCGCACTTTCTAGTCCAGCTGGCGAAGAGGAGCATACTTTTTGACCACACGGAAGTCACAACGATCAAATTAAACGAGGAAGCATTTTTGAGAGTTCCAAACTCTGAGACCATCCATCGACTATCAGAATGCCTCTCACGTTGCCATCCCGGCGCTCCATTGCCTCTCAATATCAACAAAATCTGCCAAAAGGTCAAGACGGATCCGACAACGGCCAACGCAGTGTTTGGGAAGGCAACCAGGAAGATACTGGCTGAGTCAAAAGTCCATGCGGAAGTGCAGATAGTGGCCTACTATGGGCTTCATCCAGTGGCGCGCAAGCCCCGGGTAATATGCTCAAACAAGGACGCATGCTATATGTGCAACCTGTTCATTCAAGTTCACGGGATGTACTATGTGCCCAAGAGCCATGGAAGATTGTATACTGGCTGGAGGGTCCCGCCTATATCTTCCCTCAGCGACGCACATGCTCAGCTTGACAAAGCTTTGCAGAACAAGATCAGGGATGTTGTTCAGGAGTTCAAGGAGGTTGGCGATCGAGAACGGGTATTGGATCTCAATCAGAATGAGAGCACCATCTTTCCATTCACGACCCTTATGTCGTCGCTGGAAGGCATATCACTGCCCGTGGCAAAGCCTCCACAGGCCGGTCAGGTGCAGAAGCCTCCGCGACCACCCCAGAGACTACACGAGCCACCTCAGCGTCGATTACCCGAGCGACCACAATCAGAGCAACGACAGCCAGAGCAATCGCAAGAGCAACCACAAGAGCTATCGCCTGCAACTACACAACTGTCCAAGCCTCACATAGTCAAAACAAGCACCCCACGCATAGAACGTCGAGATGAGAGAATCACTGATGAACAGCCTACTATTGAaccaacttcaacaacctccgAGTCATCTTCAACACCTGTGTTCAGCCCAACTCTTGTAGCGCCATCTCCAGAAGATCTTCCAtcgcctccaaccccttcagaATCCCCCCCAGCGCCAGTAAACCTCGTCCCAATTGCTATCAGAACTCCACCCACACCAACTGGAAAGCCCTTCGCGTTACCAAACGATATTCCCGAACCGCTCGACCAGCTCTCAAGTCCCATCATGAAGCCAGATTCATCCCAGCAGACCACGGGCATCAAGAAGCCAGCCTACATACCCAACAGAAACCAAGCCTCACCGCCGAGACCAAAACTGCCAGTAAAACAAGACACGCCCATCCCCGTAAAAACCCTACCAAAACcaaccctcgccaacctctcgCTCCTCGACCAACAATCTCCCGACCTGTTGGAAAACCAAAAACCAACACGACAAACGAGCCGAACTTCGTCAGAGCTAGTAGAAGTAACCCCTTCTCTgcccaccaaagccaaaaacTCGCGAGGGAGCGAGGGTAAAAGGGTGGAGTCGTCTgagcaaaaaggaaaagtcTTGCTCCAAAGGGGGAAAACCACTGGTATTTGGATGGACGAGGGAGTGCTGCCGCCTGTTTTTACGGCTGGGGGGCTGGATATCTTTTTGGAGAATGTGACTGAATGTAAAAGAGCGAGAAAAAGGGGAAGCACcgggaaggtggtgagggtggattTAActtggttgggtggggagggtgagagaaggccaaggatgaagagggggaggaattATCATTTCCTAGAGgggctggagagggggatggaggttgatggggggagcggagaggttgtggttttggaagggggtggggaggtggttgttgttgaggttgttggggagggaagggggaagggggtgtcgGGGGGTAAAGCCGAATGGGTATGA
- a CDS encoding hypothetical protein (COG:G; COG:M; EggNog:ENOG503P0R6), with the protein MTSIEAPILILGGTGTVGSRIASQLASQGIPTLIASRNPPPSSSLSHVNFDWDDPYTWEPIFLSKTNSTEGTTTEPEQAQQSSKPQPAPQPIKSVYLVAPPSLSGDRPMIEFIDFARSRGVHRFILQSASSIEAGGPLMGKVHAYLRELGQRGDVEWGVLRPTWFQQNIAEQPTHKESIRSESKIYSATEDGKIPWVSADDIASVAVRALTGEEAPNTEWMVLGPELLSYDEIAEILTEVLGRKIVHVDLSSAELEKRHARFGMPEEYARMMSAMDTAIKFGAENRTNDVIFSVTGTAPKKFRDYAMSVKDVWETRMEGMGLEGKA; encoded by the exons ATGACATCAATAGAAGCGCCCATTCTCATCCTAGGCGGCACAGGCACCGTCGGCTCCCGCATAGCCTCCCAGCTCGCCTCCCAAGGAATTCCCACCCTCATCGCCTCccgcaacccccctccatcatcttccctttcccacgTCAACTTCGACTGGGACGATCCCTACACCTGGGAGcccatcttcctcagcaaGACAAACAGCACCgaaggcaccaccaccgaaccTGAACAAGCCCAACAGtcctccaaaccccaacccgccccccAGCCAATCAAGTCAGTCTACCTCGTcgcccccccatccctctcaGGCGACCGCCCCATGATTGAGTTCATCGACTTTGCCCGTTCCCGAGGTGTGCACAGGTTCATCCTCCAGTCTGCGTCCAGCATCGAAGCTGGTGGGCCCTTGATGGGCAAAGTCCACGCTTATCTCCGGGAGTTGGGGCAAAGAGGGGATGTGGagtggggggtgttgaggccGACCTGGTTTCAGCAGAATATTGCTGAGCAGCCTACTCACAAGGAGTCGATCAGGAGTGAGAGCAAGATTTACAGCGCGACCGAGGATGGAAAGATTCCGTGGGTGAGTGCGGATGATATTGCGAGCGTGGCGGTGAGGGCgttgacgggggaggaggcgccgAATACGGagtggatggtgttggggccGGAGCTGTTGAGTTATGATGAG ATTGCGGAAATACTTACCgaggtgctggggaggaagatTGTCCATGTTGACCTATCGTCTGCtgagcttgagaagagaCACGCACGGTTTGGGATGCCGGAGGAGTAcgcgaggatgatgagtgCGATGGACACGGCAATCAAGTTTGGGGCCGAGAATAGGACGAATGATGTGATTTTTAGTGTGACGGGGACGGCGCCGAAGAAGTTTAGGGATTATGCTATGAGTGTGAAGGATGTGTGGGAGACGAGGATGGAAGGTATGGGTCTTGAGGGGAAGGCGTGA
- a CDS encoding hypothetical protein (EggNog:ENOG503P5JP; COG:S) — protein sequence MTYTVTQFLLDRSNIEEVILKVPLYYDLKTLPPLLNEVYAPNLTIDYTSLLGGTPLTISSHDWVHNHLAPLIEVYSSSQHVTTGIILPDLPQPGPDSSRPTTVKVCAQVAGNLVPKDGKGPKLIQNGGLLEAEVERFESLEREGGNGWRITRYKVTKGWDNGAGVMDVVRGEEEGGGG from the exons ATGACTTACACCGTCACCCAATTTCTCCTCGATAGATCTAATATTGAGGAGGTGATTCTCAAAGTG CCCCTCTACTACGATCTaaaaaccctccccccactccTCAACGAAGTCTacgcccccaacctcaccataGAttacacctccctcctcggcggcacccccctcacaatctcctcccacgACTGGGTGCACAACCATCTCGCCCCCCTCATCGAGGtctactcctcctctcagCACGTGACTACCGGTATTATCCTTCCCGACCTCCCCCAGCCTGGTCCCGATTCCTCCAGGCCGACAACAGTAAAGGTGTGTGCACAGGTGGCTGGGAATTTAGTCCCtaaggatgggaaggggcCAAAACTAATCCAGAACggggggttgctggaggccgaggtggagaggtttgAGAGTTTGgaacgggagggggggaatggCTGGCGGATTACGAGGTATAAAGTGACAAAGGGGTGGGATAATGGTGCTGGGGTGATGGATgttgtgaggggggaggaggagggtggaggagggtga